One Triticum dicoccoides isolate Atlit2015 ecotype Zavitan chromosome 3B, WEW_v2.0, whole genome shotgun sequence genomic window, GTGAAACAAGGCAAAGAGAGAGTAATGTGGCGTCGCTGCATTTGCTGTCAAGCCGCTGAGTTTGATGAGAATGAAAATGGGCAtgccaaggccaaggccaaggcctCAACAAATAACGCAGATGGTACATTCATCTTACCTTGATTGTATCATTTGCTTGCTAGTTTACAGTTATCATGACACTTGAACTTATAGCTCTGTTCTGGTGGTTTGTCTGACATTCACCATTCCACAGAGAATTTGATGTTATTTCCTCTGCTTTTTTCAAGGAATGAGAAAGGGTTTGAAAGATTCTGCTACTGTGAAAGCCGAGCCACAAGATTCAGCTCCCTCTATCAATATTCCTGTTCTATCTTTGGATGAATTAATAGAGAAAACTGATGATTTTGGGGCAAAGGCTTTAATAGGCGAAGGGTCTTATGGGAGAGTGTACTACGCTGTCCTTGATAATGGGACAAAAATGGCAGTGAAGAAACTTGATTCTACTGAAAATGAGCCCATATCAGAATTCTCGACTCAGGTTGGCTTACTATTGAAGATTGGAATTATTCTTCTGGTTATACAACTGACACTTCTTAATGCATGAAGTGTTCTCTAATTTTAAATATGTATATTTTTCTGAAAATGCATGAAGAGTCCATCAGCAATGATCCATACTTTCTGATGCTAGGTTTCCTTGGTTTCGAGATTGAAACATGAGAACTTCGTAGATATATTGGGATACTGTATGGAGCGTAACCTTCGCATAGTAGCCTATGAGTTTGCCACCATGGGGTCTCTGCATGATGTTCTACATGGTATGATTACGCATATCCATCATACTACACAGTTTGATACAAAATTTcctattctcgttgggagcttggaGATTGGGGTGGTACAACTATTGTGGATTATTTGTAAGCAATTACGTCTTTAACTTGTGCTAACAGGAAGAAAAGGAGTACAAGGTGCACAACCTGGTCCACCACTTAATTGGATGCAGCGAATGAAAATTGCTGTTGATGCTGCCAAAGGACTTGAATATCTGCACGAGAAGGTCCAGCCTTCTATTGTACACAGAGATGTTAGATCCAGTAACATCCTCTTATTTGAGGACTTCAAGGCCAAGATTGCAGACTTCAATCTTTCAAATCAGGCTCCAGATATGGCTGCTCGTTTGCATTCTACTCGTGTGTTGGGAACCTTCGGTTATCACGCCCCAGAGTAAGAATCCTGTACTTCCAAACTTCCAAATCCGTGATGAATTAATACTTTGGTAACTATTTTATTGCTAAAATATAGTTCTCTTTGGAGTGCGAACTTGTCTAGTCGATTCTGTAAAAGATTGATTGCATTGCTTGTTCAAAGCAGAGGTTAAAAAATGATAACAGATAAGCACATCTATCAACAACATTAGAATTTAATCATTCCCTGGCATATATTTATACATTTTTGCACTTTGCATTGATAGCAATGTGCTGTGAAACTTGTGCCGTTGTAGAATCCGTCAGCCTGTTGTTACTTCTCCTCTGTTTGGATTTTGTTTGACCAGATAAAACTGGTTTATACTCAATTACCAATCCCAAAAAGAATCAAGTTGACCAGATGGAGGCAACCAAGCTTCCTGTACTTGGTCAGAATCAGCCACAAATATTTATGTATTTTatctgttactccctccgttccataagttttgtcgtggttgtagttcaaatctaACCAGTTCTGTGACTGGCCAGAAACCTGTAAACTCCACCTGCAGTAAACACTAATACTGGGGGGTACTCGTTACATAAAACCTTTCTTGAAGTGATACAATTGTCTACAGAATTCTGATATTACAGAATACTGTATTTGTGTATAACTAATGTTTTGTAATGATATGAACTTTCTAGGTATGCAATGACTGGTCAGCTGACCCAGAAAAGTGATGTGTATAGTTTTGGGGTTGTTCTCTTGGAACTTCTGACAGGAAGAAAGCCTGTGGACCATACAGCGCCTCGAGGGCAGCAGAGCCTGGTTACATGGGTAATGCTCACATCATAGTTACTTATTTCTCATAATAACACGACACATCCCCATCCTTCACTGCGGACTTTGTTAACCAGTTCTCTGAGCATATAGCTTCTGTTGTGCAGGCTACACCAAGATTGACCGAAGACAAGGTGAAGGGTTGCATAGATCCCCGGTTGGAGGGTGAATATCCGCCAAAGGGACTTGCAAAGGTCTCCCTACTCCTCTTGTCGCTTGCCCCCTCTTTTGTGTATCCACTAGCTTGACAACTTGTAACTTACTCTTCTCTGTTTTCACACTTTTCACCTTCGCACCTTAATACAGCTCGGGGCGGTAGCAGCTCTGTGTGTGCAATATGAAGCTGAGTTCCGTCCAAGCATGAGCATTGTGGTGAAGGCTTTATCTCCCCTTACCTTGAGCAGGCAGACTCCACCTGCACCAGCAGCAGCTCTGGACAGTTGATCCACAGAATTAACCAAAGAAATAAGTTAGTCCATACGGTTCTGTCATTGGATATCTCATCGCATGTTTAAGGTGCTAAGAGTTATGTTTGTGTCATCGCGCAGGATACCTCTTTAACTGAAGATGGCCTGCACGAAGATAGTCCATCCGCTTGCCTCATGCTGCTATCTGTTTTACCGAAATCTGATGATATGCAAGTCAAGATATGAGGAAATTGGAGCCTTGTCAGATCACTTTATATAACTAACTAAATTAAGACGTGTGGCTTTGGCGGAACACAGAGACGTCCTTTCCTAGTAGTAGTGTATCTCTAAAACTTGGGAATTATCTGTAGAGAACAATATCTGCATTTTTCACATTCGTTGATTGTAGAACTTCCTGTCGTGCTACTTTTGGCCTAACTATAGGGACGAAATACCTTTCTTACGATCCTCCTGGCCGTGGGTCAGCTGAGGAACAATGTTTCCTCTATTACTGTCCTTGGGGTTATGATTTCTTGATTCTCATTATAGATCCTTCACTAAGATCGTGTAGTCTGCATACGTGGGAACAACTACGGTATTTTCAACTGGTTTATAGTGCTGCTCCCTCGCATCAAACGGTTAGCCTATTGCAGTTTAccttgttagggcatctccaacggcaaccaaCAAAAAACCTCTTGCATTTGTCCTCGGACTGGAGGCAGCTATCCAACGCTAGCTGCATACATTTCAAAACGTATTTTAACTAACTGAATGAAATTCATGCGAATCAGCCAATTTTATCATAATTCGGATAGAAAATAGCACAAACCATCCACACTTAGAATGCAAATTAAGTTTAGTACAACAAGGCCTCAAATTCGACTAGATCCCGGATGTCGAAGTTTTTCAGGAACGAATCATGTCCTCCCACACATACTTCTCTTCAGCTTCATCCAGTAGTGTGTGCACGTAAATGACCGTTCCTCTTACCTGTGGTACAACACGGTGACGCCTGCGGGCTACATATAATGTGTAGAccaacattgagtgaatgaatcAATCAACAAGTTTAGCAAGAGGAAGTAAAACTTACCATCTCCCCCATGCCCGCGTGCAATGGCCATCTTCCCTTGAGCTGACTGACCAAGTTGCAGAACTTGATGACGCTGACCTAGATAGCGTGCCAGCGATACGACAACTATCTCACGTTGTGTGGTCGCATAATGTACATGTCATAGGGCGCAATGTGCTTTCCCGCATGAAACTTTTCATGCACTTGCTCCCAGAAGGGCGGCCCTCTGGTCCTGCCTATGAAATCTGCAGATACAGCAGTTcaaatttgaaaaggttcaaataTTACATTCCTACATTGTTGTCCCCTTTAACCGCCCACAGATGCTCAATCAGATATTTAGTCAGCTGCTCGTGAGTTGGTCGATGCGggatttgttgatgcatttgaataaactctTCAAATGTGGTCGGATTCTGGTCTGGAAGTTCTATAGGATCACCCATCTTCTCAAATTCTGAGCCGCGGcagcatcctcatcctcatcctcgacgatcatgttgtgcatgatcacacaacatgttATTACCTCCCACAAGGTCTCCGGATCTCATTGTTTAGCAGGTCCACGAACAACTGCAAAACGGGGTTGCAGAAATCCAAATGCCCTTTCTAGCTGCTTCTTGTCTTTGAGCAAAGTAAGACTTTTCTGGCCAACTGGGTTAGAGATAGTGCTGACAAAGATAGTCCACACATGATAGATACTATCAACCAGATATGTACTCATGTTGGCAAGAGGGAGCTTTTACTTCAGTTAGCCTCGCAAGCAGGTGATCATTGCAGCACATTTGATGTCATTATGAGACCCAGACATATGCCAAAGAAAACATGCCAAAtccaaagatcatgtgatgcaacgCTTTAAGAATGATGGTGGGCTTATTAACATGAACCTGATAATGCCCTTGTAAAGCCTTCGGACAGTTCATCCATTTTCAATGCATGCAACCAAGAGATCCAAGAAAACCGGACCACCCTCTTGCTTCTCAGATTGCCAAGAGCATGTCTGCCATGATTGGTTCTCTCGGGTACTGAGGTCCAAACACCTCGATCACGGCAGTTGCAAACCTGACCATGGCATCTCCGCAGGTACTCTTCACACGATTCAGCGACCATGCCATATGCAAGCATCAAGAGTGCGGCCGTGCACTTCTGGTAACCAGAGAATCCAATCGTTCCCACGACGTCCTTCTTGAAGACAAAGTAGTCATCATAGAACCGCCATGGTACAAACGATCAAAGACAGTCTTGCCATCCGAAAACGCCGGCGAAAATGGTTAGCGAAGAGTGCATCAGGGGCAAAGTAGTCGGACATCAGTGTCGAATGGCCACGCGCCCTGTTGCGgttgagcactcgatgaccctCCGCGCCTTCAAGGACCGCCTGCATCATTGCTATCTCATCCCTTTAGTCCTCCTCATCGGATGAGCCGTCGGACGACTCAACATAGTGTTCGTATATATACTCCAAATCAGAATCCATTGATTGAAAGAAGAAGGAACAACTTTCTTAGCTCCGTCAGTTCATCGAACAGTTGTCGTGCATGATGAGTATAGCAGCGGATAGTACCTGGCGGGGCGATCGAAGGAGATGGGTTGAACAACTACGAAGGAGAAGCAGGGTGACGAAGAAGTAGAGTTTCGGCAAGGGTGTGGCATGACGGGCGGGATGGTGGAGCGCGACGAAGGCAAAAGAGAAAGAATGAAGGAGAGAAAATGAGGAGGATAGATATACGGGTCTGAGCGACAGAAAAGTGATTGCGGTTTCCGCCGAAGCAGTAACCGCAGCTGGTGCTCCCGTTTTACTCGGGACGCACGACCGAACAGAAACCACGAGAACTCCCGATAAAAAGAATCCACAATAGCTCCAATAAGACGTCGTGAGCGTCAATTTGACGTGCCTTCGAAAAGGCCAGCCCATTTTGGATGCTGGGAAGAGAAATCAAAACAGCACTTAGGGACCATTGTCTAAAAAAAAGCACTGTAGTAGGTACCAACAACGTAATGAACTGGTTCACTGCGGCCCAACACTGTAGCGACCGGTTTCCTGTAGTGCCCGGTTTTATCGAACGGTTTTTATTCTGAACAATTTTTTTCCTATACATTGACATAGACAGACCCTTTTGTAATACAGTATATGATGGACATTTTaataatgcatgcatgctgaactTTTTTGTAATATACGGTGAGCATTTCAGACAAATGCAAGCATCCGCGGACCAATGAAGTGCCGCCTTGGATGGCTTGCAGCGTGTGAACACCTCAGTCCGGACGTTTTCGACTGTTTTGAAGGTCCGTGTTAAAGATGCCCTTAAGCCGTTGTCTCGCGATCAAGTTCTAATCGTCCCAACACTTTCAGATAGCAAGATTTGACATGGCATCGGGCGCGGTTGTTGTCTTTGAAACAACTTTGTCCAAGGCAAGGGAGGACGGGACGTTGTGTTCGAATTTCGTATTGTGCATCAAGGTTGACGATAGGTTTTGGGTAGTAGAAGCCATTGTTCCTTACCTTCATGATTTCCTTTCTGCTCTATCCTTCTCTTGCACTTGTCTTTTTTCTTGTATTGCGTGCAGTTTTCGATACTCAAGGCGAATATGTGAACCACATCAGCCGCACCACCGACGACTACAGTATCACCTTCCTTAGACTATCGACGAACAACTCAGAGTACGGACCCTAAGGGTGCCCGGCTCGGCCCGCCTTCCGCATGCCACTGCCGGAAAATGGCAACCGCAACATTGTGATTGCCTTCTTTGGCCGGTCCGGGGACAGCCTCGTCCCCATCGGTGCCAACATCGACGTTGCCCCACCGGAAGACAACATCTGATCATCAACCACTTGCATACATAAGATCTGGTCGAAACCACTCAAAGACAAGATTGTTTGGATTGCATACGTTACAATATTCAATTCAACACAAAATTCCCGGGCCACTAGCACAaaatgtcgctgatttagtacaaagttgtcaCATAAGAGAAATGATCATACGCGTTATTTCATGACATATGAAATACCCTTCCCTAACTAACAATACCAACATCTCAAAACGAAAAAGCAACCCCAATATGGAAATAGTGCAGTAACAGTATTCAATAATACTCCTAACTAATAACCGTGCGTAACATAGGTAGGACAACTGACTGCGTGGCTATGTCACTCCCCCATCAAGCGCAGCACATCATCTATTTCAGGGCAGCTCCCGATGATATCAAAGAGCACATCCTGCGCCACCTCATCTATGTTTCCGAGCACTACGGAATGCATCGGTGTCAGATCGTCCTTTTCCCGGTCACCGTAGCTTTCGACCCCCTGCATGCAGCCGTAGTAAAGCTTCATGAGCTCGTCGATCGGGCTCCGGCTCTCCTCTGTGATTGCAGCAGCGAGCTGATCCGGCGGCATTATGGTCAGCTCTGATCCGCTCCCACCGGAGCTGCCGGTGCGAGAGATCTCGCGCTTGCGTTTGTCCTGCGCGCCGCGCACAACGCTCTCCAGACCATCGTCGTCCCTCTCCTTCCcaaccttcttcttcttcacctcctcctcctcctcttcctcctcctcctgatcGAACGGCGTGATCCGCAGCGAGCTCTTTAGCCGGCTGCTGAGCGCCTCCTCCTGCCTAAGCACCTTGGACCAGGTCTCGGACTCCTTGGCGCTCATCTTCTGCTGCAGCCGCTTGGACTGCCACACGAGCTTGCGCATCTGGTCGAAGCGCGGGCTCATGTGCTTGATCACCGCGCTCAGCAGGGAGATCTTCCACGCCTTCTTTAGGTCGTGCGGCTTCCGGTAcggtggcacgccctggtgggcctGCATCTCGCCCTGCGTGCCCCACCAGGGCTCGTGCCCCGTCGGCCACCACGGCGGCGCCAGGCCGCGCTCCAGCGGGAAGCTCCTCTGCGGCGGCTCGCAGTGCTGGATGAGCGCAGAGAGCACGGATCCGAGCGTGCTGTCTTGGATGTCTTGGAGACGATGGAGGGAGGAGGCCAGGGCGATCGGGCTCTCGCCCATGGGGCCGGCCAGGCCCATGGGGCCAGCGCGGTCGAAGCTCACGTTCTccttccaccagccgcggaggctgTCGGAGGAGCCGGACATGGGCTCGCCGGCCTCGTCGATGACGCCGTACACGAACCCGCGCGCGTTGCAGGCCTCCATCATCCTGAGCATGTGCCGGAGCACGCCGTCCTGCGCGCGCAGCATGGCCTTGCGGCGGCACCGCACGTCGGGAGGCTCCTCTTGGCCCGACGACGACGAGGAAGATGCGCCGGCAGCTGGAGCCGGCGCCACGCCCTTGGCGCCGGTGCGGCCCTCGAGCCTCGTCAACAGCATCTGGTCCTTCCACATGCGcttcttgaggtcggagatctcgagCGATTCAGAGCCTGATTCGGAGTCACTGATCTCCTCCTCCCGCTGCTGCCCGCCAGGGTCTGGACCGCCGGGTCCGTCCCCGTGCTCCATGCCGGCCAAGTGGCCAACTCTGCAGAAAGAGGCCTCCTGCCGTGAATGCCTTTATCCAAGGAGTAACTGATAGTTAGCACAAGATCTATGACGAACGAATGGTTGCACCGGCGAGCTATTTATATGCGCGCCCGCCCGCGGTCGACGTGGCCAGTCGAGGAGAATTCAGTGGCCGCCCGGGCCGGCGGCCGGGTGATGTCGTGGCGTGGCTACGAGCCCATGCCATGAATCTGGCCAAAGGACGTCTCGGGAATTTGAGCTCTATGTTTCTGTGTAAGTGCGTGCTGCCTTCGTGTTCCAGGCTCTAGGCGAGCTAGCTAGCGGGCGTGCGCACATGGTTTGGATATGGATCGAAAAATGCCGGCAAAATATTCTGCTCCGTTCCGGTCTCACTTTGTTTAGTCGTTTACGTGTATGGTTTTGATATGCGTTCATGTGGATGCAATGTGGTGGCGGCCGCGTGACAGGCATGCGTGCAACCATGCAAATTTTCTAAGCAGCGGCTGCCAAGCGGTACACATACTCGCTCTTAAAAATACACGCTATGGAAGAACCA contains:
- the LOC119277859 gene encoding PTI1-like tyrosine-protein kinase 1, with the protein product MWRRCICCQAAEFDENENGHAKAKAKASTNNADGMRKGLKDSATVKAEPQDSAPSINIPVLSLDELIEKTDDFGAKALIGEGSYGRVYYAVLDNGTKMAVKKLDSTENEPISEFSTQVSLVSRLKHENFVDILGYCMERNLRIVAYEFATMGSLHDVLHGRKGVQGAQPGPPLNWMQRMKIAVDAAKGLEYLHEKVQPSIVHRDVRSSNILLFEDFKAKIADFNLSNQAPDMAARLHSTRVLGTFGYHAPEYAMTGQLTQKSDVYSFGVVLLELLTGRKPVDHTAPRGQQSLVTWATPRLTEDKVKGCIDPRLEGEYPPKGLAKLGAVAALCVQYEAEFRPSMSIVVKALSPLTLSRQTPPAPAAALDS
- the LOC119281840 gene encoding ETHYLENE INSENSITIVE 3-like 5 protein, with protein sequence MEHGDGPGGPDPGGQQREEEISDSESGSESLEISDLKKRMWKDQMLLTRLEGRTGAKGVAPAPAAGASSSSSSGQEEPPDVRCRRKAMLRAQDGVLRHMLRMMEACNARGFVYGVIDEAGEPMSGSSDSLRGWWKENVSFDRAGPMGLAGPMGESPIALASSLHRLQDIQDSTLGSVLSALIQHCEPPQRSFPLERGLAPPWWPTGHEPWWGTQGEMQAHQGVPPYRKPHDLKKAWKISLLSAVIKHMSPRFDQMRKLVWQSKRLQQKMSAKESETWSKVLRQEEALSSRLKSSLRITPFDQEEEEEEEEEVKKKKVGKERDDDGLESVVRGAQDKRKREISRTGSSGGSGSELTIMPPDQLAAAITEESRSPIDELMKLYYGCMQGVESYGDREKDDLTPMHSVVLGNIDEVAQDVLFDIIGSCPEIDDVLRLMGE